From the genome of Scylla paramamosain isolate STU-SP2022 chromosome 37, ASM3559412v1, whole genome shotgun sequence:
tccctccctccctccctccctccctcccttagcCCTAccactcttcacacacacacacacacacacacacacacaccttccatcCCTCATTCATacccaaaatctctctctctctctctctctctctctctctctctctctctctctctctctctctctctctctctctctctctctctctaacacttccatccctctcttccccagGGCCAAGCACGTGGCCAGCTATGTACCCTGTGGCGGGCGGCAGCAAGCAGTCCCCCATTGACATCAAGAGGACAGGCTGCCCTTTGGATCCCAGGCTGAGCAAGATGCAGGCTGCCTATGCCGACATCAAGATCTCTGAGCTCTCCAACAACGGACACTCATGGAAGGCGCAAGTTGGCAGCGGCAGGTCGAGTGAGTGTCtaagtgttgtttgtgtgtgtgtgtcttctgttGGGCTGTGTGTTTTTAGCGGGGAGTTTTTCTGTATGTTGTTTTGAgggctgtgtggtgtgtgagtgttgcTTCCGTGTGCTGGTGCTGATGATGCTGTGATGCTGGTGTTGGAgtgggtgttgtgttggtgtttaAGTGGGTGTTGTGTTTCTTGTTCTCATTAATAAACatacctgcctctctctctctctctctctctctctctctctctctctctctctctctctctctctctctctctctctctctctctctctaaaccctCTCACAAACCATTCCTTCTCCAATCTTTACCTGCTTCTCCCTTacacccctccttccctttcaccccTGCCTCCCGTAAACCTTTTCTTcccgcgccctccctccctgccctccacTAAGCCCCTCTCTTCCAGGCCTGCGCGGGGGACCTCTGGGTGATGACGAGTACGTGCTTGAGCAGTTTCACCCTCACTGGGGCAAGACCAACGAGAGGGGATCCGAGCACACAATAGATGGCGCCTGCTACCCGGCTGAGGTGAGGCCACgggttctgaaacgcttctctcCGCACCTCTGCTTCTTTCATAGGCTCTACTTGAATGACGATAAATGATGAATGATACCTGAATGACTGTGGGTAATGATAAAATGATGGATGATAATTAATGAtaggtaaaaataatgataataagtaagaaaagccaggaaTTAGAATATTAAACTGTAAATTCATGAATGCGTTaataaccaaacataacctaccttacctaacctaacttaacctaacctaacctaacttcaccaaacctaacctaacctaacctaacctaacctaacctaacttaacctaacctaacctaacttcaccaaacctaacctaacctaacctaacttcaccaaacctaatctaacctaacttaacctaacctaacctaaccttaacctaacctaacctaacctaacctaacctaaccaaaacctaacctaacctaacctaacctaacttcacctcacctaactaaacctaaccaaacctcacctgacctcaaaTTCGCACCTGTCGCCTCACTAATTAAcctgcccccctcctccctcccgcagCTTCACCTGGTACATTGGAACAAGAGCAAAGTTTTCAAGCTTTGCCGAGGCCGCCGCAACTGAGGGTGGCCTGGCCGTGCTGGGAATGTTCCTGGCGGTGAGTATTtaatggctgtctgtctgtttggctgtCTGGATGGATAGCTGAGTGTTTGTTTggctatttgtttgtctgtctgtctgtttgtctatcagtctatatgtttgcatgtgtgtgtgtgtctgtgtgtgtatttatccatctatctgtttgtttgtctgtttgtgtgcctgtttgtctctatctttctgtctgcctatctgtctgcttgtatctatctgtctgtctatctctctatctctgtctgtttatctgtctatctatctatctatccgtctatttatccatctatatatctgtctgtctgtcagtttccctgtctgtctgtctatttatcttcctatttatcaatttatctgtctgtcttcctacCTGTCTGTCAATATATTACTCTTCCTGTCAGTCTAtcaatccatctctctctcccttcgtcagGTTGGACAGGAGCACCCAGAGATGTCGAAGATCTGTTAGCCTGCTTCCCTTCATCAGCCACAAGGGCCAGGCCATCACCGTGACCGACACTGTGCACCCTGAGACCTTCCTACCCAGTGAGTGATCCGGGGCAGGGTGGGACTTGGgctgggttgggttaagttaggtttggttaggttaggttaggttaggtttggttaggtttggttaggttaggttaggtttggttaggttaagttaggtttggtttggttaagttaggtttggttaggttaggtttggttaggttaggttgggtttggttaggttaggttgggtttgattaggtttggtgaggtttggttaggttaagttaggtttggttaggttaggttaagttaggtttggttaggttaggtttggttaggttgggttgggttaggttaggtttggttaggttaagttaggtttggttaggttaagttaggttttggttaagttaggtttggttaggttgggtttggttaggttaaattgggTTGGTTAGTAAGTTAggcaaggttaagttaggttaggtgaggtttggcttagttacgttaggttagttaagattCGTATTCTTAGTCGCCTTGTTCACAGATcgggactgttttcaaaggccactcgTGTGATGCTACCCcacataacaacagcaacactagAAAAACCACAAGAACTCCCCTTAAGAGCGTATCTCCTGTTAACACTGTAGcaaccttgttaatctgccactagaaccttaaaaacacctttagaaacccgtgtaacttcaactagagcctttggaaagtagtggaggtagcAGGAAGGAAGAGCGAGGTGTCTATTAATGTCCCCCCTTTCTCGTGTCCACAGAAAACGGGTCATACTACACTTACAGCGGCTCTCTCACCACGCCTCCTTGCTACGAGTCTGTAACGTGGATTGTATTTGAGCAGCCCATCCAGGTGTCTGAGGCCCAGCTGGACGccttcaggtgagagagagagagagagagagagagagagagagagagagagagagagagagtattgtcgttgttgttcctTAATTCtgcttgttttaatttttttttttttcctttctctctctctttttcttttatgtcaatattgtgtttgtttatttgtgtgttggtGTCGTCATCATAAtatctgtctgtcctgtctatctgtctgtctgtctgtttatctgtttatctatctatctatctgtctacatcACTCAATTTATCTCTATTATTTCAACCtctatctgtttctctttatatatatccATCGATctatgtgtttatttacttatttatctatctatctatctatctatctatctatctatgtaaactagcttaacctaactctAACTACCTTCACACCCACTAACTCATCCACCCCCCTATCCACCCATTACCCCCCCatccaccactcaacccccctACCCCCCTTCTACTTTCCCTCCCCACCTATCACTCCTACCGATTTTCAACCCATTAAtcacctcttctccctcacctccctcactgaCCCTCCCTTTCACCCCTTCAGGAGACTCAAGTCGTACCACCCCTGTGAGGACTGCCCCCAGGACGAGCTGCAGGGCGCCCTCGTGGAGAACTACCGCCCGCCATGCCCCCTGTGTGATCGGGTTGTCAGGAAGTTTAGCGACAagctggaggaagagtaaaagaggaggaagaggaggaggaagagacaccaggcagggataggaggaggaggaggaggaggaggaggaggaggaggaggacggttTGTTATCTTATGGTTATGTAACAGAAATATataggaaataatgaaagaagaaaggaagaatgagaaatagaaaatagtgaaagaggaaaggaagaatgaagcaaaactataaaaagaagaaagaagagaaaagaaaaaaaaaaagaatatagaaacaaagagaacacagaataaaaaaaaacaagtgaaaaaggaggaaaaaatagagggaagagaaaaaagaaaacgactaaacgaatgaaggagagaaggagagaaggagaggagagaaaaaaaaaatctatattcaTCAGGcagaaggagagaaatgttgtttgtgtatatgcccggagagaaggatggagggatggaggaaagatacCTTGTCATTCCCTCCatgcccccctccctccctcctccttcctccctccctccctcctgcctacGTCAAACTCTCTCCCTGtttgcgttgttgttgttgttgtttggcgATGTTTGTtaccgttgtgtgtgtgtgtgtgtgtgtgtgtgtgtgtgtgtgtgtgtgtgtgtgtgtgtgtgtgtgtgtgttagcaagagtaataatcaaaatattaaataatgctaataatgttattttcggaaaagaaagtgatgaagaaggaagttagagagaaaagacgaaagaggaagaaaagaaaaagaagaagaagaagaagaagaagaagaagaagaacactaaagaaaagaatgggaaaaaaaaaacaagacaagaaaactataaagaaaaaataagaggcagaaaaataaaaacacgaaaaagacaaagaagaagaagaagaagaagaagaagaagaagaagaagaagaaaacaacaaactaagaaaacaacaacaaacaagaaaaaaaatatataaaaagaaggaaagaagcaaaaaataacaaaataacaaaacaaacaaaaggagaaatcgaaacaagaaaagaaaaataaacaagaaaaaaagaacaagatgaagacaACAGACGAATCGTAATAGACAGTAAGAGTGATTTAGTTAAAGACAATCAGGTAGAAGGCTTACCTGTTGGAAGGAAGCTGCTATACCTGTAGGATGTACCTTAATTAGTGCTTCCGTAGCCCGCACACCTGCCACCACACCTGTGAAGATGCCACCACACCTCAGTTAATTAAGTCAGGTAGTGTCAAAGGTGATCATGTGTTAGCTACTTGTTGTATACCTgtcttcccgtgtgtgtgtgtgtgtgtgtgtgtgtgtgtgtgtgtgtgtgtgtgtgtgtgtgtgtgtgtgtgtagcatcaAACCAAACACTTGCATCGATTTATCTATTGTTTATtgaagaaaacgtgaaaaaacagatcttttctttattattttttttattttgttttttagtcAGGAATTTTATGTATTGCGTTCAGAAATGCGTGAAAAccaacacttttcttttttgtgtgtgtgttttttttttgtctcgtatcagaaaattgaaaaagaaaagcagtatATTTATCCATCAACTTCATagtttatacaaaaaaaaaaaaaaaaaatgaaaaccaaacATTTCTGCACCAATAATTTCATGACTCGTgttaaaagaaatgaaacaatACGAAAAGCCTTGACAGTTTCGTGACACGTTTGAAAATGCgcgagaaatgaaaaaaaaattatcactttCATCAAGAACTTCACGGctcattgaaaaagagagagaaaaaagaaacttgagaacGAGACTTTTTCCAGGAACTTCActacaaaccaaaccaaacaaaacctgAAAACAACACTTTCCTTCCAGAAACTTCACCACaaacaaagcaaagaaaacattaataattcaATAAttcaaagacaaacaaaaaaaaaacaaacaaacaaacaaacaaacaacatttACCAAACTAGAGTAACAAATTCATTCTTAAATTCAAATCATACAATCAGACCTTCACCATCACAGTAATAAGTAACACCAAATAATTAGCATCACAGCAATAACACCCAATAATTAGCACAGGTAACACCAACAGTTATCACCACAAGCAAGACGAAGAATAACTATTTATAGCAcaggtaacaaaacacacaattattAGTATAGGtaacaaaaaacacaattaaTATTAGCATAGGTAAGAATAATTAGCACAGGTAACACAAAGGATAAGTAGCACAGGTAACACAGAAAACACATCATTATTAGCACAGgtgagatgaaaaataaataataattagtacAGACAATTATAATTACAGGTAACAGACAATTCACAGGAAAAGAGACAATTAGCGTAACTTCCTGTGCCACTTAgcagatgaagggagagagagataccgtttgataaaaggaaaattacgAAGGTTGATAATTCTATGCATATTTATcaagcttattattattattgtggagGTGTCTTgttgaataatgataataatgatgataataatagttgcAGTTGATTTAGTTATTAGTCATAGTGTAATAGTGATAGTGTAGTCAAGTACTCCTTAAGCCTCGGGACATAGtgcagtctgtctgtctgtctgtctgtctgtctgtctgtctgtgtgggtgtgtctgtgATAATCATAAACCATACCAAGCTTCCaggaatgatgataatgatgatgataaacgaagctttctgttttgttttgtttttgtttttttctttctatactttacgaaaaaaaaaatgaacccaCAAACTGTTGACTCGTATCGCCGCATCAGACTTGTTAAATCTCGTCAAAACGTTTGTTCCTGTTAAACTCAAaacgaaacggaaaaaaaatacaaaaaatctgatcaacaaatatatatatatatatatacatatgtacagAAATTACGTATAGAGGAAATTAAACCATAcatgataataaaatataaactgaACATAATGTACAGAAACCAGGtgtaaaaaaacatatatttttcataatgattcGTTCAGGAGTCAGCCAGGTGGAGGTGAGGCACAGGTAATAGCAGGTGAGGGTGACTGGCAGGTGTGAGCTTAGCGTAAGTAGGTGATTTTActgctgcacacacacctgctctctctctctcacctgtcctgcctctcacctctccctctgtctctctcccatcgaatgtctgtttgtgtgtacgttCGTATGTGTGTATAAAGGATAGCCCGTGTATGTTTGTTTGACTTTCCTGctttttaaattattattattgttattattattattattattattattattattattattattattattattattattattattacagtttcATCTCTGTATAATGATTTCTGGTGCGGCAaatcactgttttcttttttttctttttttcttgcttttttcaccagtttgtcctctctctctctctctctctctctctctctctctctctctctctctctctctctctctctctctctctctctctctctatctctctctctctctctcatggccggtcttcacacacgcacacttacGCACgcacaaaagaacaagaaattaaaaaaaaaaaaaataaatgaaaataaatacataagaaaaaacgcgcaaataaacaaacgaacaaaaatgaaaataaaaaagaacaaaacagcagcaaaaaacaccaccaccaccacaataacaagtCAAGGTCACATAACCAGACACACACGAACGCACACacaaccttaccttaccttacccatcaccccttcccccCTACACCCACCTAGCCAGCACAACACGCAACAACACCAGCATCACCCCAGCCATTTACAGCACCTAATCTCCCGGCAGTCCCCAGCGGCAGGAGTGACCAGGCCGCCCCGGGACTTGGGAACCCCATCACGTGTGTCCTTCAGGTAGTGTATCAAAGCAAAGATAGACGCGCCCATCACTAAGTTTAATTGGTCCTTCCTCACGTagctttgtgttttgttttgttttcttagttaattgttttttttttttttttctctctttctttcgttttttttttctgagagatGACAATTatgaagtttttttctttattttttttttacttttcttcctttcttctttttctcacgtaattgtgtgttttgttttgtttccttatttaattgttttttttatttttctttctttcgttttcttttttgtgagaAGAAGTTTTttcccactttcttctttttttagtgttttctttatctaaacCGACCTTTCCAGTGCGTTTAagcgaataaatgaataaataaataaatccctaATTCCTTTACTCACTTCTtcgcttccttctttatttatttatttagagagagagagagagagagagaagcctaaCAAATCCTTCATCACTTCACTTATAACCCCTTTTTACATCAACTATCACTATTATTCTTTAAACCTTTTCTTTaccttacatgaaaaaaaaaaaaaaaaacgaaagaaaaaaaaattaaaaacttcATCTTTTGGAAATACGAGACAGGTGAAACACGTCTTTGGATCTCCTCCCCTGCCGCGTCCTTGCCTTTTGTACGCTGCAGTGGGCGGGGGGATCTCCTGTCACGCCCCACGGAAAGGTCCAAGTGgcgaagaaaatacaaaaaaaaaagggagacaaaaagaaggaaaaggaaaaaaaaaaaaaaaaaaacacctatcaCCTTCCATTCTGCCATCCCCTGTCACCTTCCCCTCGCCCCTTCAAGTCCTTCGTGCACCTGACTGAGACCCATTCCCAAGGCCTCGTGTTCACTGGCGTTCCATTTGTAGGCAGGAGATTCAGTGAACTTGACGACACCAGTTCTTGAGGCGACTGTACGATGCATTTGTAAACACTGGCAGATTGATATGTAGGCAGGTAGACAAACATCGAGACAAACAGGTACGTGTATAAATAggtagagaaatggagagatagattgatggatactgagatagataggtagacagatagatagatagatagatacatgctTTCATACACAGGTAAGATAAattaatagacagacaggtagatagacagatagacagacggacggacaaatagatagatagatagatagatagatagacgaataagtaaagacagaacgaatgaaaaggaaaggaaaaaaagaaaggaaaaaagaaaaaaaaagaaaggaaaaaagaagatttAATAAAAGCTACTTCCTATTCTAACAAAACAATCATAGAATTTCTTGgattaaaaaagataaataaaatgaataaataaacaaataaataaataaataaataaagggtccCTCCTACaaaccattttctctttcctccgttttcttctaaATTATGATGAGTCCCTTCCGTAGATTTCATTAACAGTATTACCACACCTGTCTCCCCCACATGTCCCCCAGTACTTGTTACCACACACGTATCCACCCCACACATACTACTACACCTGTCTTTGCCACACCTGTCCTCCCCAAACCTGTCCCCTCCACAACTACAACCACACCTGTCACCACACCTGTCACCAACGCACGCACACGCCTCACATCAAATATTTGCCACCAATTACTGATACACCACACCTGAGaaagatttatatatttttcacattttttttttcagatttttttccttcaaaattACAGAATGTTGATGTAAGGAGTATGTATTAACtgataaagtgtgttattttaGCGTCTCAGTTTCTACACACCATTCGTAAGAACCCAAAggaatattttatttgtgtgcaaatggtaacctaacctaacctaatccatcttaacctaactaaacgtAACTTAACTTAAAGTAACCtattttaacctaacttaaagtaacttaacctaacctaacgtatcttaacctaacctaacctatctcaaccaaacctaacctaacctaaccaaacgtaacttaacctaacctaacctatcttaacttaacttaacctaacctaaccaaaacgtaacttaacttaacctaacctaacctatcttaacttaacctaacctaacctaacctatcttaacctaacctaacctaacctatcttaacttaacctaacctaacctaacctaacctatcttaacctaacctaacctaacctaacctatcttaacctaacctaacctaacttaacctatcttaacttaacttaacctaacctaacctaacctaacctatcttaacctaacttaacgtaacctaacctaacctaacctatttcaacctaacttaacctaacctaacctaaccaaacgtaacttaacctaacctaacctatcttaacttaacctaacctaacctaacctaacctatcttaacctaacctaacctaacctaacctatctcgaccaaacataacctaacctaacctatcttaacctaacctaacctaacctaacctaacctatcttaacttaacctaacctaacctaacctaacctatctcaaccaaacctaacctaacctaacctatctcaaccaaacataacctaacctaacctaatctaacctaacctaacctaacctaacctatcttaacctaacctaacctatcttaacctaacctaacctaacctaacctaacctatcttaacctaacctaacctaacctaacctatcttaacttaacctaacctaacctaacctaacctaacttaacctaacctaactacctaaCTAACGTAATCCAACTGACTACACGcataaagagtaaataaatgaaataacacctgataaatgaattaataaataaagttaaagaaaaaagcaaagattatagaatttttttttactttttagtgttttttttcatttgcttatgtttactttattcttttccttttcccctttcttacTCCTACATCCCAttcactcttcccctcctcccctcttcccatttcttcctcccaaCCCTcagacactcctcctcctcctcctcctcctcctcctcctcgtcctgtttACGTATGTACACATAACGAGAAtgcgaaggagaaggaagaggaggaagagaaggaagaggaggaggaagaagaagaggaggaagaggaggaggaggaggagtgtctgggactttgaaggaaaaaaaatagaatgttttttctttttttttttttttgggtctaattttttatttatttatttcatttttaagtGATGTATACCTATTATCTGCACACCACTCCTGACAAGTCAACAAACATTTTACACATGTACGATAGTTCTTGTCTAAGGAAGGAACATGTCACGGTTACCAGATTAAAATGTTCACAgtgaatttttatatatatatatatatatatatatatatatatatatatatatatatatatatatatatatatatatatatatatatatatatatatatatatatatatatatatattatttctttgCTTAACAATTCTCCGCACCtgtacagaaaataaaaaagataaaaaaaattgcaatgaAAAATTTTCCTCCAAGATTACAGATgcataaatcatgaaaagtaagagaagaatattaatataaaagggaggaggaggaggaggaggaggaattactGAAATATCGTTCGTCAtgctgtattgtgtgtgtgtgtgtgtgtatgtgtgtgtgtgtgtgtgtgtgtgtgtgtgtgtgttgtttattcCCTTCAActccaaacaaacaaattaataatagacaaacaagcaagaaaGCAACACACTTCCTCATTACAGACTATTtggtacacagacacacacacacacacacacacacacacacacacacacacacacacacacacactctcttcttcctcttttttttctctttatccattttttttctattcctcctcctcctcgtcgtcctcctcctcctcctcctcctcctcctcctcctcctctttctgcaatgacacaaaaatgcaaaatatatgaagaaaaacatgatTCTACACTAACAACCTGCTAACTGACACCATTTAATTCATCAACACTCAATTTGAAAACCGACtctttcccatctctttcttgaatcTACCTTGATCAAACCTGAACtcattatttttcgtcctgCATTGATTACTGACCGTGAGAATTTACCTTACGTCATCCTTGTTACGTCCCTTGTActattcctcctctcatttaccacaaaatttcctcatatgcttttatttcacttttcctttctccctttttattctctaactcatcctttcctttgttgttattatcacagtgctttctctctttcatctctcttccctcatcccctTATTCTCTATTCGCACGTTTTCCTTcgtccctccttcaccaccgTAACTTTGATCCCGTTTTCTATCACGGGAATAACGCACAAGTACCCGTGAGAAAGCACATAAAGCGAATATCATAAAGTAAACACtgccttttcatccttcctgcGTCTGCATTTTTCTCATAGTCACCCCTTGAACCCGTTACTCtcacctccgttttctttcttacccaaccttttctcctcccactcctcttcttcactttcctctctaaGGCCAAACCGTGGGAATATTTGGTACAAGCTAAACGCGCTTCCTGATTCCAATGTTTGGGTCGTGAGCTAAAtgttgggagagagggagagagagagagagggagagggagaaagggagagtaaaaaaaaattaggagtgAACTTCGTTTGAGACTGAAAAAGAGTGGAGagcgaaggtggtggtggtggtggtggtggtggtggtggtggtggtggtggtgggtgggtaggggaggatagagagagagagagagagagagagagagagagagagagagagagagagagagagagagagagagagagagagagagagagagagagagagagagagagaataacagacAGGCAGAGCAGGACAGAATAACAGACACAAGGagcaacagacaaacacacacacacacacacacacacacacacacacacagagacaaacaaataaaaaaaataaatgtataaattcattcatttatttaccaaAAGTTTCCAGAcccaaaaaggaggaggaggaggaggaggaggaggaggaggcggcattCTAATGGACCTCAATCTGCTCCTTCCCACGACCCTGTATAGACGGTGAGAGttccaggagagagagggagagggagagagagggagagagagggagagggagagagagggagagggagagaagaagggatgatggagagaaagagaaagatgacgaTGGTTAAACTTTCCTGACTttgagtgatgagagagagagagagagagagagagagagagagagagagagagagagagagagagagagagagagagagagagagagagagagagattaaataacGAAATCCCTttgagtgagaaagaaaaggagaaaaaagagagagggaaaaaaaagttaagtcaatattttcttaatcattATGCAaggaaatctgttttttttttttcctttgcttatttcccttcttcatcttcatttttctcttctcctttcttttctttctttttttcacatttctctcttctatttttcctacttcttttctttcattttttagttttttttccttccagtctctgtc
Proteins encoded in this window:
- the LOC135091355 gene encoding LOW QUALITY PROTEIN: carbonic anhydrase 2-like (The sequence of the model RefSeq protein was modified relative to this genomic sequence to represent the inferred CDS: deleted 2 bases in 2 codons), which gives rise to MVGWGYAKANGPSTWPAMYPVAGGSKQSPIDIKRTGCPLDPRLSKMQAAYADIKISELSNNGHSWKAQVGSGRSSLRGGPLGDDEYVLEQFHPHWGKTNERGSEHTIDGACYPAELHLVHWNKSKFSSFAEAAATEGGLAVLGMFLAVGQEHPEMSKIVSLLPFISHKGQAITVTDTVHPETFLPKNGSYYTYSGSLTTPPCYESVTWIVFEQPIQVSEAQLDAFRRLKSYHPCEDCPQDELQGALVENYRPPCPLCDRVVRKFSDKLEEE